GAGCTTGCTTTATTCTTTAATTGGTCCAATAAATGTAACGTTAAAAATGATAGTTGATATCTGTAATTACTCGAGCTCATTTGGCTTGGATTTAAGAGAAGTGTCGTTAATACTTTGAAGAGGAGCAAGTTAACGTTCATAACAGGTAATTAATTAGAGTTCAACtatttataaaataaataaataaagtTGAGAAATTGACAGGATATATTTAGATGAAAATCTTCTCATTTTAACCGGCGAGGCACTGGTATGTTGTATAGCACGCACTGACACCACCaaagaaaatcaaaaaatagtCCAAAATGACAGCAAATAGAGTTCGGTATGTAGGATTTGCAATGTGTTGTGGTTTGCTACAGCTTCTTAAGTGCAACAACGGTGGATACATGTACACTAATGGTATGCAGGCAAAGCATCCAATAACAGACACGAAAAGATCCAAATCATCGGCCCCCACGTAAGCCAGGGTGATTATGAATATTACAATTATTGACCTAACAAGGTTTTTAGtccattttattttccaatttaaTCGACCCGAATAAGGAATCAAACTGTAAGAGGGCAGACCCTGAGGTTTAACGTTTATTTTGGTAAATTTGggaaatattttattctcGATGATTGCGATAGCTGGGAAAAGCTGCAAAGGTGTAGATAGGAGAATAGCCATGGAATAGAAGAACTGTATGAGATTGACGCTCAAGCTTTTTTGTGGCaaatttaacaaaataacactttgaatatatttaccGTAGGCTAAGTACCCCAATGAGCCAACAAGAACGAACAGAGCAGTGGTGGTAATGATAACCCAACCTAGAACCATTGGAAATTTTTCTGGATGAGCCATAGAATCTTGGACAGGAATGATCAATCCTATTCCTTCATAGGCAAATATTGCTGTTCCTACGAACAAAGTCCACTTTTTGGAGttgaataaaaatataacaCCTTCTTCAGGCTTGAAAGATAGGTCAACTATCAAGTGCTTTGCGGAATATAACACGACAATGAAAAGTCCACATATTATTAGAAAGTTCGCCAGCAATGATGATAGTGATAATTTGGAGACGTTCCTCACAAAGGATAACGGAATGAAAATTATCAATTGCAGAAGTAACATATAAGCCATTGGAATATCTGGATAATGGAACACGTTCTGTATGAACGCAATGAGATTCTTAGAAGTAAACACAACATATGCACTTGAAAACCCAAGTTGGGCGAATACTAATGAGAATAGAATGATATATTTCATCCAAGGGCCATAAAGCATCGCTCCAATATCACCAAACGATGAAACCCCTGTAGACACTTTCGTACGCaccaaaatataataacacCAATAAGAATATCCGCTAAATATGAATAGCATTATAATTGAAAATGCTAGCCCACCATTGGAAAAAGCATTGGGTAAGAATAGAACTCCAGTACCGACGAACGATTTAATTAACAAAAGGAAAGCCTTGAATGTGGATGTCTTAACTCTAACTGTGATTGGATGTAGTCTTTCAGTATCTCCAGATAAAAGGGGCGTGGTTTCGTCAATCACTTTGGAATATGTTTGCACCAGGTCAAATTCCTCGTCAAAAGACTCACCCGCGAAATGCCCATCAACATATAGAAATTCCAAGAAGTTTCTTGTTAGAAATGGCACTTTGTCTATATTATTGTAAGTGTAAGAGCTTTCTACTGCGGTCCGACCCTCACTTAATATACCCACATCTTTTCTGATCTTACTGACAATGAACTCTCTTCGAAATCCACCAGGCACGTTGAGAGCACTTGCTGTAGATCCACGGCGAGGCTCAAGTACCAAGGTTAAGTCGTCATATGATCTATTCTTGGTTTTCCGCTTTTGCCCATTCTTGGATCCAATGCGATATAGTTCTCTAGTAATATCACCGCCAACGGTGTTCAAATGAGGGTCTTTATGAAGTATAAAATCATCTTGAGAGTTTCCTGAATCCTCAATAGCATCCTCGTTATCTAAGGTAGATGTTGGAACACTATTCATGGAAGTAGTCGAGGATTTTCTCTTAGAACTCATATAGTCATTCAAATAGTAATTTCTGAGCGAATTCACGATCTCATCTTGCTGCTTTTGTTCAATAGTTTTAAAGTTTGGTGATCCAATATCAACAAGCACCCTAGATTCAACACTCCTAGCGCCTACTGGTGGTGACTGCCCTGGTGCTGTGAATCTTTTCATAACCGGTCCCGACCTATATGATGCTCCCATAACGGCACTCGACTTACGGCTGAGAACAGATTCAGACATTATAGAAGTAGATTGTCTTCTCCGTGGTAGAAACGGAATAGCAATATTAGAGGACGCCCCTTCCAGTTTATCATTCTCGTTAGGCTCCATGATTCTTCACTGACCTTGCAACTTTAGTCTCGTTAAGTTAGTACTTGAGTTAGTGGCTAAAGATGAAACCTGAAAACATAAGATTAGTAGACGTGTCACGacaaattttaaaaagtgaAATTAAAGGACCTATGTcgatatattattaaggGTGGACTTATTGATCTTAACTCATTAAATGGTTGCAAGGCACTTCTAAAAGTCTACGTATTCTCtttgtttattatttaattgcAAGTGGTAACGATTAAAGTTGCGTAAATTTGTCATTTTATAGGCACTATCCAATAGGAAATTAAGGAGCGCAAGAACATCTTGTTAAATTTACGTAACAAGTAGTTATTGAAACATATAATCAACAACTCTTTTACAGTGCGacaaaatatattccatAGTACCTAAGTATACAACATCGCCAGCTGAAAGAAGAGCAGACATGTGACCAAGCTCTCTAAGCTTTCATAAAGTCAAATATATCACCCATATCCACATAACGACGACCACATTGATCAAGGTACTTTTGGACTACGCTACGATTGATATTGAACGTTTCACGATTTTGCTCTGACAAGGCAGCAATTTGAGAAGAGTTAAGCAGATCAGTTGGAATGTCCGCATCATTCGGTAGATAGAGCGGTTTTAATTCTTgctttttattcttttcaatatcaaataACGAATCGAAGTATAAGAGCTGGTTGTACAGTTTCTTATCACTATATCGGTATCTCATAACCCCAGTACAATTCTCATTCAAACAGCGCTTTCCAAACACACTTATTTGTCTGGTCAAATTATTACATGTCGGATCATCACATAAAAGCCATCCAGCGTAGTACAAGGATATGTGTGATCGGATCGACCTTTCTAGCTGACAAGTAAGCtcaattaaagaaaataagTGGTCGCAATGCTTGCATTGGAGACCGTTATATGTCCATTGATAATGATTAGAGGCAGTAATGCCACCGAATGGAAATTTGTGCTGACAAATAGAGCACGTTATATCTAACCATTCTGTGTCTTTAAATCTTTCCGTATCACTGATGGTGGATTCCAGTGGTTGTAGATTAGAAGAACTGCCTCCGTTTAATTCACCCCCCGATCCAACCCGATTAATGTAACGCCTACTATCCAGACCTAAAGATTCACTTAATCTTACAATGTCAAAACTTTCGACTCTTTCTAATATTCTCTCTACTGGagcaaatatttgtttttctaGGTAGTATTTTGGATCAGGGGCTAGTTCATTTCGTTTATTCATGACATCATGTAACGGATAAGCCCTATCTGCTGGACTACTGTTAGAACTATCGGTAGAATCTTTCCCTTGAGGGCCTTTTGTAATAACAAATGTAATAACACTGCCAGCTTTGATGACTTTACCAGCCTCTCGCATTTTCAACGCAACTTGGACGGCCGGCATGGACTTACCATTAGGATATGATTTAGGATCCTTCGACAGCTTTGTgttaattttatatttatcCACCCTAATCTCATTATTCTCAATTTTAGACCTGATTTCCTCCATGAATTCATACACCTCTTGTAACGCACTTTCCAGATCTTTGTCAGACAAAATTGTATTCAATACCTGTGTTGACACTTCCTTCGATAACGGACAATACTCACGACGCCTCATATCCAACCCTTTCACCTCTAAGGAGGAAGTTTCATTGCCTAATTTATCAAATCCAACATTAAGCGCtgcatatttctttttagCATGTAATAATAGTTTCTTGAAGAcattatcaatatcaatTTCTAACAACTTATATCTCTCATTCactaattttttaaagttttcacCTATATTCACTGATTCCTTATAATTATCACAGCCCGTATCTATCATCACAGAATCAGTATCACCATAAATAACTGAGAGTGCCAAACTCTCTGCTAATTGTCGAGTATTCATTAAAATCTCTCTACCTTTATTAGTAACCAACATTGCCAAGGGTTTAGCGTAAAATCTACTATTGACGTAACCCAAACAACCATACATAGAATTTGCAGTCAACTTTAAGGCCTGTTGTCTTATATCACATTCAGCCTTTTTCTGAGGATCTATTTCTAATTTCATTAGCTTTTTAACCTCTCGGCGGCGCTGAACCAGATTAGCAAGAAGCTTTGGCAGAACTCCTTGTACAATTCCACTAGGTGGTACTTCCGGCAATTGTTCTATATCCCCTGGATCCCTTTCAACAGTAGTaaaacaaatattaaaCTCCTGAATTATTGATGGATACAAGGAATTAAAGTCCATAACAAGCACGTAATTTTTATGCAGTCCCTTCTCTGGTTCAAAAACTAGACCACCTTGATATTTGGGCTTTTTATTAGAAGCTGAAGTTTGGTTACCATCATTagaagttgttgtttcatTCGCTTTATGTTGTTTACTATTTCTCATTTGTTTGGTCTCTTTATCTGGTACAATGTAGTTGCTTCTGTTGAATTCATGTAACAAGATGAATTCATTTCTACCGGCTCTGGTACCACCCAAAGTCTGACACCAGGCATTACCAGCCAAATTCGTTAGCTGCTTTGTTAACGGTAAAATTTGGATTCGGAATGCAATCTCTGCTGCGATTTTAGAagcaaaaatattttccttTAAGGCCAATACGAAAAGACTGACGTCCTCTTGAAATCTAACatcattaaaattgatCTCAATCGCCTTGTGATCCTTCTGGCAAGCTACTTGATACATTTCTGTTAGTTCCCAATTCTGACACTTTTGGGTGAGAGATTGACCCATTTCATTCGATACATCACAAAGCAACCTACCGgaaaatatatctctaACATGAAACTTAACTAAGTTAGCATTTTTCTTACCAAAGTTATCGGGCCATGACTTTCTCACGCGCCTCCCAAATGAACTAAATGTTTGAACTTCTAACTCGAATGCTCTATGAGAAAGAACATCAAGAGTGAGACTTTCAAGCTTATGCCCTATGATAACATCTGGATCatttcttttcatcatcgCACACAAACAATTCAACATAGCCTTTTCATTGTTGAACATTCTGACCATTCCAGGTAACTCCTTTTTGCTCAATGTGGATAATCCAGGGGGGAATGTCGAGCCTACAAGTGGTCTAACTAGTGTTACAACCTCATTTGGTTTTATGGTATCTGGAATTGGTTTTTCCTGCGGTAGGGCATCGTAATTAGTCATAGTAATACTCACAAGTTCTTGTTTATTTTCCTTTGGGTTCATAATGGTCTGTACTGCTAAAGAAACGCAATTCAATGGAGGTGCTTCCAACTTTTCTTGAATAGGAACAATATCTTGAGGATTTGAAATAAATACGTCAATAGCACAATGAGAAGCATTCTGCAACTCATTAAAGTCACCGTTACGAATGTTTAACCATGATGGGCCCATTATTTTCTGTTGTAGaacaaaactttcaaatatattagtaCCACCTCCAAACACATGATAAAACGTATCCCCTGAAAGATCAGCAGGAATTGTCATGTTTTTACATTTTGGAGTATTGTAAGGAAGTAACACCTTAAGGTattctgcttcttttggTATTCCAGGTAATTCAAATGCATATTTCTTGATTGTGGGCTTGGCACGTATATTATCTAAACCATATTTATCCAAAAGTAGTGGAATAATCTCTTCATGGACCTCCATGGTTGTTTTCCCTTCTCTGGGTAGAAAATATAATTCCCTATGCAAACCAGCAACCTGAACCATAGCAGATATGAATTTTCCATGTTTAGTTTTAACTTTGCCGAACAATAACAAAGTGCTGTCCAACTCTGTGAAGTCTGCCCAAAACATTTTAAAGGAGTTATCTGTCCCATCAACAATAGAGTCTTCAGTATATACGCTACCCAATTGTCCAGATACAGCTACTTGTGCAATACCACTGCCGGCAATCTGCATATTTTGATCAAATGGCGTACCATGTGCGATTACATGCGGCGAAGAACTGTTGGGGACTGCAGTAGTGAATGTAACTTTCCTATCTGAAGCAACAGTCTTTAcagttcttcttccaaattGAATATCATCGTCGCTATCATTGTCATCGAAGGATGCATTCGAAGTAGATGGAAGATCATCTATAACAAATACTTCATTTTTTAAGGGAGATGACCTAGGTTTTGTTGCCACCGGAGAACTCTGTATGTTATTCGCAACATTGTTCAATCCAGGCTCATCAACCGAGTCTGTGTTAACTGCACGTTGCTGCAGTTTGCTTTTAAACTTTAAAGGTGAAGAATCCATAGAAGAAACCTCCTTAATGTTATCAAATGAATCATCTAGTTTAGGCTTCTTGTTTTGAACGGCAGGCGTACCCAACGGCCTAGATCTCTTTTCAGAATTAAATCCATTCATCCCCCCCGTTATCAATGTGCTAGACTTCGGCTGCGCCGATACGATTTCAGAATCAAACTGTTCTAAAATGTCATCGAATTCATCTgcattgattttttttggctttttCTGTACAGATACTGCAGCCCTCGACTTTTGAACGTTGTTAATCATATCACTAATAACATTAGGTTTAGTACTCTTAACCCTCTGTGCCTTCACCCGAATTTCAGCATCggcatcatcaaaatcgCTGTAATCATCTTCCTGATACCGCGCATCCCATTCATCAATACCTTTATTAATGTAACCCttaccatcatcatcgacAACAAAATCATCCCGTAATAATTCCTTCCTATTACGTTCACGAAATTGGTTTTCATCTACCAAATCATAAACCTGACTTTCAGCAGCAAGTTCTAGCTCCTTATCCAAAAACTCCTTACTGGATTTATTGGCCCTAGATGCTGTCAACGTTTTGAGAAGCTTCAATTTGTCCTTAGAGCTCATATTCctcaaaacaaaaaatccCCCCTGCCACAATTACAAACACTATCTGACCTTGCTAATATACcaaaaaacttgatgaAGGAACTCCAAACCCCAAACTCTGATCGTCCAgaatttctttaatataaaGTTGATGCTTATAAAACATGTTTACGCgtttatatctttttataaaacttttaaaacaCGGAAATCTCAGGCACGTGACCTATATTTCGAATACGCTTTGGCGTCAACTTCAACCTAACCCAACAACCACTAGAAGCACAAGAACCCCAGTATCACAGCAGGTAACACGATTTAAGGCTCCACAAAATATGCAACATATTAAAATTCGTCTTATGATTTGCAACAACATCCACGATGTCTTACAGTAGCATTGTGAGAATGTGATGGGTTGTTTCCCAGGCCAATAAGGATTCTTTTTAGTGACTATGTACAAATTATGTCTCCGCCAACTACATATATAGTATAAGTAGGCATTGAATGAAGTGATTTTTCAGATGAAAGCAGCCTACTACAACCCAACCACTAAACCTGGTGCATCGAACTTGATAGACTGTTTCTGGTTGCGTATTATCTTTTAGAAGCCAACAACTAACCAGTTGAAGTGTTTGCATCCGTAACCCGCATAACTTAGAGCTCCTTCTTTGGAATTACCAGGTTTTTTGggggtttttgtttgacATTATTGTTGACTGTAGATAAGTTCTCCGTAACATAAATGTTATGGATATTATGGTCAAGTCGGTATAAGGATTATagtgttttgtttgttatTGGACTATTTTACAGGTAGCTTGCGATCCCATATATCTTTTGAGGATGTCATTTTTGGACCTTGAATCAGATCCAAGGGACAGTGAAGCCAGGTCTTTACCCTCGCCAACACCTGTGCAAGACAAGGAGATTGTTATGTTGCTTACTGCTTTTTCGAAAAATATCCAGAATCTACAAAAGAATGTAAATCTACTTGGGACGTCTAGGGACCAGCAAGCTTTGCGAACTCTAATCGAAACGAAGGAAATACCACTGTGTGAGGAGTTGCGTGATACTTTACAATCGAATTCCAAGCTTTTATCGAAGGATAAGTATGTTTCTGATTTACAATGGTTAAGTTTGGACTTGCTACAGTTGAAGAGAG
This Eremothecium cymbalariae DBVPG#7215 chromosome 5, complete sequence DNA region includes the following protein-coding sequences:
- the POL1 gene encoding DNA-directed DNA polymerase alpha catalytic subunit POL1 (similar to Ashbya gossypii AER381C), yielding MSSKDKLKLLKTLTASRANKSSKEFLDKELELAAESQVYDLVDENQFRERNRKELLRDDFVVDDDGKGYINKGIDEWDARYQEDDYSDFDDADAEIRVKAQRVKSTKPNVISDMINNVQKSRAAVSVQKKPKKINADEFDDILEQFDSEIVSAQPKSSTLITGGMNGFNSEKRSRPLGTPAVQNKKPKLDDSFDNIKEVSSMDSSPLKFKSKLQQRAVNTDSVDEPGLNNVANNIQSSPVATKPRSSPLKNEVFVIDDLPSTSNASFDDNDSDDDIQFGRRTVKTVASDRKVTFTTAVPNSSSPHVIAHGTPFDQNMQIAGSGIAQVAVSGQLGSVYTEDSIVDGTDNSFKMFWADFTELDSTLLLFGKVKTKHGKFISAMVQVAGLHRELYFLPREGKTTMEVHEEIIPLLLDKYGLDNIRAKPTIKKYAFELPGIPKEAEYLKVLLPYNTPKCKNMTIPADLSGDTFYHVFGGGTNIFESFVLQQKIMGPSWLNIRNGDFNELQNASHCAIDVFISNPQDIVPIQEKLEAPPLNCVSLAVQTIMNPKENKQELVSITMTNYDALPQEKPIPDTIKPNEVVTLVRPLVGSTFPPGLSTLSKKELPGMVRMFNNEKAMLNCLCAMMKRNDPDVIIGHKLESLTLDVLSHRAFELEVQTFSSFGRRVRKSWPDNFGKKNANLVKFHVRDIFSGRLLCDVSNEMGQSLTQKCQNWELTEMYQVACQKDHKAIEINFNDVRFQEDVSLFVLALKENIFASKIAAEIAFRIQILPLTKQLTNLAGNAWCQTLGGTRAGRNEFILLHEFNRSNYIVPDKETKQMRNSKQHKANETTTSNDGNQTSASNKKPKYQGGLVFEPEKGLHKNYVLVMDFNSLYPSIIQEFNICFTTVERDPGDIEQLPEVPPSGIVQGVLPKLLANLVQRRREVKKLMKLEIDPQKKAECDIRQQALKLTANSMYGCLGYVNSRFYAKPLAMLVTNKGREILMNTRQLAESLALSVIYGDTDSVMIDTGCDNYKESVNIGENFKKLVNERYKLLEIDIDNVFKKLLLHAKKKYAALNVGFDKLGNETSSLEVKGLDMRRREYCPLSKEVSTQVLNTILSDKDLESALQEVYEFMEEIRSKIENNEIRVDKYKINTKLSKDPKSYPNGKSMPAVQVALKMREAGKVIKAGSVITFVITKGPQGKDSTDSSNSSPADRAYPLHDVMNKRNELAPDPKYYLEKQIFAPVERILERVESFDIVRLSESLGLDSRRYINRVGSGGELNGGSSSNLQPLESTISDTERFKDTEWLDITCSICQHKFPFGGITASNHYQWTYNGLQCKHCDHLFSLIELTCQLERSIRSHISLYYAGWLLCDDPTCNNLTRQISVFGKRCLNENCTGVMRYRYSDKKLYNQLLYFDSLFDIEKNKKQELKPLYLPNDADIPTDLLNSSQIAALSEQNRETFNINRSVVQKYLDQCGRRYVDMGDIFDFMKA
- the AVT4 gene encoding Avt4p (similar to Ashbya gossypii AER380C), whose amino-acid sequence is MEPNENDKLEGASSNIAIPFLPRRRQSTSIMSESVLSRKSSAVMGASYRSGPVMKRFTAPGQSPPVGARSVESRVLVDIGSPNFKTIEQKQQDEIVNSLRNYYLNDYMSSKRKSSTTSMNSVPTSTLDNEDAIEDSGNSQDDFILHKDPHLNTVGGDITRELYRIGSKNGQKRKTKNRSYDDLTLVLEPRRGSTASALNVPGGFRREFIVSKIRKDVGILSEGRTAVESSYTYNNIDKVPFLTRNFLEFLYVDGHFAGESFDEEFDLVQTYSKVIDETTPLLSGDTERLHPITVRVKTSTFKAFLLLIKSFVGTGVLFLPNAFSNGGLAFSIIMLFIFSGYSYWCYYILVRTKVSTGVSSFGDIGAMLYGPWMKYIILFSLVFAQLGFSSAYVVFTSKNLIAFIQNVFHYPDIPMAYMLLLQLIIFIPLSFVRNVSKLSLSSLLANFLIICGLFIVVLYSAKHLIVDLSFKPEEGVIFLFNSKKWTLFVGTAIFAYEGIGLIIPVQDSMAHPEKFPMVLGWVIITTTALFVLVGSLGYLAYGKYIQSVILLNLPQKSLSVNLIQFFYSMAILLSTPLQLFPAIAIIENKIFPKFTKINVKPQGLPSYSLIPYSGRLNWKIKWTKNLVRSIIVIFIITLAYVGADDLDLFVSVIGCFACIPLVYMYPPLLHLRSCSKPQHIANPTYRTLFAVILDYFLIFFGGVSACYTTYQCLAG